The window GGAGGGGTTGGATTAAAAGGAGGAAAGCACTGGGTCGTTCGTTCCCGCGGTGTCCCGTTTGGACGTTCCACGGCGAGGGAGGCTCTTGAAGAAAGCTCATCCCCTTAGCAGCCTGTTAAATATTCAACGAGAATCCCCGTTTGAGCGTGCGTTACCGTAGTCGAAGAGTTGCGGGGCCAGAGCTACGTTCACCTGGCGCCTGGCTACGAGCCCCTCGAGAAACCGGCCGCTTTTCCTTCCCCGACCTCCAAGACAAAAGACTCGTTAAGATTTCCTCCTCCTTGGAAATTACTGCGCGCTCGATTAAAAGGGCCGCTCGGTTTCATTAAACCCTCGCCTTTGGCCGCTTGTTTATGCGTCTGGATCCGCGTTTCACGCACTAGACAGCGTCGAGAGTCCTTCTTCTTGCAAACACCTTCTACAATGCCCTTTGTGTCGTCATTTCTCCCTCTGGCGCGCTGTACTCGACACTTTACGTTGTACGTCGAAGACAGTAGGCGGGCACAGAGCCGTAAAAGTACCTGGACGATATTTCGACGAGTTTAATTGCCTTTATTGGACGCTGCCTCCTCGCCAGCTTTATTGGTATTGTTTTCTTCGTCGTCGATTGAAGTGACACTACGTATACCGGTGCGAAAATCGGCGACACCCACTGGTTTCCATTTGTAGTCTGAGTTTAGTAGGAAGAGACGGTCGGTATAGATCGTAGGTAGGACTTGGTTCATAGGACGAGCGTCGTAAGTAACATCCACCAAAGTCGGCGAAGGGTCCGCGATACGGGCGCCATAATCG is drawn from Andrena cerasifolii isolate SP2316 chromosome 8, iyAndCera1_principal, whole genome shotgun sequence and contains these coding sequences:
- the LOC143372637 gene encoding uncharacterized protein LOC143372637 isoform X1, with the protein product MERKMKNSILIVSLLIISPVVHTMSTDPGDFQSEQVKPRHGGVIHRFYGPWTTLYKRNGDYVDYNDYGARIADPSPTLVDVTYDARPMNQVLPTIYTDRLFLLNSDYKWKPVGVADFRTGIRSVTSIDDEENNTNKAGEEAASNKGN